In the genome of Planococcus donghaensis, the window GTCCGCCGTGCACGCTGATTTCAGGTGCAACCGTGCCGAACTTTTTGAAGTTTTCTTGGAACTCTTGTGCTAATTCATTCGCTTTTTTGTCATATGCTTCTTTATCATCCCATGCATGGCGTGGGTTTAATACTTCTGTTGGAACTCCAGGTATTTCTGTTGGAATTTCAAAACCGAAAATGGCTTCTTTTTCTGTTGGTACATTGTTTAAGTCACCTTTAATCGCAGCTCGAACCATTGTACGCGTGTAAGAAAGTTTCATGCGGCTACCGACTCCGTATACGCCACCAGTCCAACCTGTGTTTACAAGGAAAACTTGAGCGCCATGCTCGTCGATTTTCTTGCCTAGCATTTCAGCATATACTGTTGCGTGTAACGGTAAGAAAGGTGAACCAAAGCAAGTTGAGAACGTTGCTTCAGGAGTTGTGATTCCGCGTTCTGTGCCTGCTAGTTTAGACGTGTATCCACTTAAGAAGTGGTACATAGCTTGTTCTTTTGTTAATTTACTGATTGGAGGCAATACGCCAAATGCGTCAGCCGTCAAGAAGACAATCGTTTTAGGATGTCCTGCAACTGAAGGGTCTACAATATTGTCGATAGCTTGCATTGGGTATGCAGCACGCGTGTTTTCAGTTAATGAACCATCGTCATAGTTTGGAATGCGTGTTTCAGGATCGACTACAACGTTTTCAAGAACTGAACCAAAACGAATTGCATCGTAAATTTGTGGTTCGTTTTCACGAGACAAATTGATTGTTTTAGCGTAGCAGCCGCCTTCAATGTTAAATACACCGTTATCTGACCAACCGTGCTCATCGTCACCGATTAGCTTACGATTGCCATCAGCTGATAAAGTCGTTTTACCCGTACCAGATAAACCGAAGAACAATGTGACATCGCCTTCTGGCCCAACATTTGCTGAACAGTGCATAGGTAAAATGCCTTTTTCAGGAAGTAAGTAGTTCATAATAGAGAAAATCGATTTTTTCATTTCGCCAGCGTATTCAGTTCCGCCGATCAAAATGATCTTTTGCTCCATTGATACGATGATGAAAGTTTCAGAAGCTGTACCGTCAACTTCAGGGTCTGCCTGGAAAGTTGGAGCATACACAACAGTGAATTCAGCTTCATGTGTTTGTAATTCTTCAGCCGATGGACGGATGAACAATTGGTGAGCAAATAGATTGTGCCATGCGTATTCATTGATTGTTTGGATAGGTACACGTGATTCGTGGTCAGCACCAGCAAATCCTTTGAAAACGTAAAGCGCATCTTTGTCTTTTAAGTGCTTAATCACTTTAGCGTAGAGCTTTTCAAACACTTCGCTTGAGATTGGACGGTTCACATTGCCCCAGTCGACTTTGTTTTTAGAGCTTTCTTCTTCCACCATGTATTTGTCTTTCGGTGAGCGGCCAGTATATTTTCCTGTTTCCGCTTTTACAGCGCCTTCCCGAGTTAATACCGCTTCCTTGCGGGATGTTGCTGCTTCCACTAGTTGTGGCACTGATAATTGAACATGCACATTTTGGCCAGTTAAAAGTTCCTTCAAGTCGTTTGCAAAGTTCACTGAAGTCATATATATGTACCTTCCTTTTCTGTTATTCCCATAGCAATGGGGAGGATGTATATTCGTTCATTAGTATAACACATTAGGTTTATTAGTCTACACTAATCCGCTGCAGAAATTAAAAAAATTGGATGACATTAACACTATATATAGAAAGAATAGTAAATCATTTCGAATTTATGGTGGTTTTTAAACGTTAAATGCAAAGTCTGTCAATTTAATTTGCATAAAATGTTGACATCGCAGTGCTACTTCCGTATGATGAAAAATTGAACGGATACTCTTATTCCGAGCTGGTGGAGGGGGCAGGCCCTATGAAACCCGGCAACCTGCTACATATGTAGTGATGGTGCCCAACCTGACACAAGGCGAACAGGCCTTGGATGATAAGAGTGAAAGGTGCTTATGATGATTTTTCCTTTCCTCATGCAGAATGAGTGAAGGGATTTTTTTATGAAATGCCCTTAATCCTCGTGTGCAAAGGCCACAAACGGCTTGAAGTTCAATCCAGAGTTTCTGGAACGGACTTGACATGGGAAACGAGTACCGTATCAATTTCGAGAGCAATCTCGCAGGATATAAGGAGGAACATTTTTTGAAAAACCGTAGATTATTTACATCAGAATCAGTAACAGAAGGACATCCGGATAAGATCTGTGACCAAATCTCAGATGCTATTTTAGATGCAATTTTAACCGAGGATCCAAATGCACGCGTTGCGTGTGAAACAACTGTCACAACAGGACTTGTACTAGTTGCAGGAGAAATCACGACATCTACTTATGTGGATATTCCGAAAGTTGTTAGACAAACAGTAAAAGAAATTGGATACACACGCGCTAAATATGGTTTTGACTCAGAAACAAGTGCTGTTCTTACAGCAATTGATGAGCAATCAGCAGACATCGCTGCAGGAGTTAACGTAGCGCTAGAATCACGTGATGGCCAAATGACAGATAAAGAATTAGATGATATCGGAGCAGGTGACCAAGGGTTGATGTTCGGATATGCAAACAACGAAACAGAAGAATTAATGCCATTGCCGATTTCATTGGCACATAAATTGGCACGTCGTTTAGCTGAAGTTCGCAAAGAAGAAATTCTTCCATACTTGCGTCCAGATGGCAAAACACAAGTAACAGTTGAATACGATGAAAACAACAAACCGCTTCGTGTGGATACAATTGTTATCTCAACTCAACATCACCCAGAAGTAACATTAGAGCAAATTCAACGCAACATTAAAGAATATGTAATTAATGAAGTTGTACCAGCTAAATGGATTGACGAAGAAACAAAATACTTTATCAACCCAACTGGTCGTTTTGTTATTGGCGGACCTCAAGGAGATGCAGGTTTAACAGGACGTAAAATCATCGTTGATACTTATGGTGGTTATGCTCGTCATGGTGGCGGCGCATTCTCAGGAAAAGACGCAACAAAAGTTGACCGTTCAGCGGCTTATGCGGCACGTTATGTAGCGAAAAACATCGTAGCAGCTGGTCTTGCAGATAAATGTGAAGTTCAATTAGCTTATGCAATTGGTGTAGCACATCCTGTATCTATTGCATTTGATACGTTTGGAACTGGCATTGTTGATGAAGACAAATTAGATGATTTGGTACGCGCAAACTTTGACTTGCGTCCTGCTGGCATCATTAAAATGTTGGATCTACGTCGCCCAATCTACAAGCAAA includes:
- the pckA gene encoding phosphoenolpyruvate carboxykinase (ATP), whose protein sequence is MTSVNFANDLKELLTGQNVHVQLSVPQLVEAATSRKEAVLTREGAVKAETGKYTGRSPKDKYMVEEESSKNKVDWGNVNRPISSEVFEKLYAKVIKHLKDKDALYVFKGFAGADHESRVPIQTINEYAWHNLFAHQLFIRPSAEELQTHEAEFTVVYAPTFQADPEVDGTASETFIIVSMEQKIILIGGTEYAGEMKKSIFSIMNYLLPEKGILPMHCSANVGPEGDVTLFFGLSGTGKTTLSADGNRKLIGDDEHGWSDNGVFNIEGGCYAKTINLSRENEPQIYDAIRFGSVLENVVVDPETRIPNYDDGSLTENTRAAYPMQAIDNIVDPSVAGHPKTIVFLTADAFGVLPPISKLTKEQAMYHFLSGYTSKLAGTERGITTPEATFSTCFGSPFLPLHATVYAEMLGKKIDEHGAQVFLVNTGWTGGVYGVGSRMKLSYTRTMVRAAIKGDLNNVPTEKEAIFGFEIPTEIPGVPTEVLNPRHAWDDKEAYDKKANELAQEFQENFKKFGTVAPEISVHGGPTQK
- the metK gene encoding methionine adenosyltransferase, with the translated sequence MKNRRLFTSESVTEGHPDKICDQISDAILDAILTEDPNARVACETTVTTGLVLVAGEITTSTYVDIPKVVRQTVKEIGYTRAKYGFDSETSAVLTAIDEQSADIAAGVNVALESRDGQMTDKELDDIGAGDQGLMFGYANNETEELMPLPISLAHKLARRLAEVRKEEILPYLRPDGKTQVTVEYDENNKPLRVDTIVISTQHHPEVTLEQIQRNIKEYVINEVVPAKWIDEETKYFINPTGRFVIGGPQGDAGLTGRKIIVDTYGGYARHGGGAFSGKDATKVDRSAAYAARYVAKNIVAAGLADKCEVQLAYAIGVAHPVSIAFDTFGTGIVDEDKLDDLVRANFDLRPAGIIKMLDLRRPIYKQTAAYGHFGRTDVDLPWERTDKAAILKEQAGV